From the genome of Nasonia vitripennis strain AsymCx chromosome 1, Nvit_psr_1.1, whole genome shotgun sequence, one region includes:
- the LOC100120245 gene encoding la-related protein Larp4B isoform X1 codes for MNGDIGKLPAGAGYPASPEALATIGTSAPALDYSVMNGGAPAGELMLDTGVGSLEPLPQLAMGMGGAVGYAPIEMAPLTDVTVPPNQMGEHSTPNMPLDQLKQMLSSQLEYYFSRENLANDAYLLSQMDNDQYVPIWTVANFNQVKKLTTDIKLITEVLRESPNVQVDEEGQKVRPNHKRCIVILREIPDSTPLEDVKNLFSGEGCPRFISCEFAHNSSWYVTFESDEDAQKAYRFLREEVREFQGKPIMARIKAKPMNRLPIPAVTNVGGMKNGYRTPPPPPVFDPSSYPTGQQRFLYTNGTTMPQTTMPPYPNQVHVYHPPFYHAGMMPWGPASPAYFDMTSVFTMNGIASHSSFKPHNARFNQRNKFGLNNNNDFFVRSNTYSRNKQRNGSDRSGLMDSGGNMVPMTRTSHPPLSGGPVSIGVAAPTLSNILPSAKPISSSYPTGTKFQSSHTPNVVGEAQYTSSHANKGSQESDAQAQDSTIQFPRHRTHRRTKDQETLSKANSSSNSLPSIREASGPSSSTSSTQHNRGVQFDLEAAAFPPLPGLDVNASKPHNSSSESTNPDSTQSQNRLSDVVKGTAKLKSTNKDKDPQQAQQQQHQQQSTGPVTSPPQYHHHNQQYHQPQHHQQHHQPHQQHHVHHQHHHHQQQHHHQPHQQHHHHHQHQALINSQNSRSTSPGNQQQHHHQRVSSEAAAAAASSSAAAAPSNSNTPANNNGDSDVALGTVTLTPPSSPDKSIKTDDSNMVNGVDEAISTNALAATSAFVPEDTDSVNIRCDCDNIPIQNTQSHSGLASACSTDLARPSYAQVAQHSREQSCAKHKNDERNGSA; via the exons ATGAATGGGGACATTGGGAAGCTCCCAGCAGGGGCCGGTTACCCAGCCAGCCCTGAAGCCTTGGCAACCATTGGAACTAGTGCTCCTGCTCTAGACTATAGCGTCATGAACGGAGGAGCGCCTGCCGGAGAACTGATGCTGGACACGGGTGTGGGCAGCCTGGAGCCTTTGCCCCAACTTGCCATGGGTATGGGAGGCGCTGTTGGCTATGCACCCATCGAGATGGCACCTCTCACCGATGTCACTGTACCGCCAAACCAGATGGGCGAACACTCCACGCCAAACATGCCCCTTGATCAACTCAAACAGATGCTCTCTTCCCAGCTTGAATACTACTTTTCCCG AGAGAATTTAGCTAACGATGCATATTTATTATCGCAAATGGATAATGACCAATATGTACCCATATGGACAGTAGCTAACTTTAACCAAGTCAAAAAGTTGACAACAGACATAAAATTGATAACAGAGGTGCTCAGAGAGTCACCTAATGTTCAAGTTGATGAAGAAGGCCAAAAAGTCAGACCAAACCACAAGCGATGTATAGTAATACTTCGTGAAATACCTGATAGCACTCCACTCGAAGATGTAAAG aatttattCTCTGGAGAAGGTTGTCCCAGGTTTATTTCATGTGAGTTTGCTCATAACAGTTCATGGTATGTTACTTTTGAGTCTGATGAAGATGCTCAGAAGGCCTATAGGTTTTTAAGAGAGGAAGTTCGCGAATTTCAG GGAAAACCAATCATGGCTCGCATCAAAGCTAAACCAATGAATAGGCTACCAATACCAGCAGTGACAAATGTTGGTGGAATGAAAAATGGTTACAGAACCCCACCTCCACCACCAGTGTTTGATCCCAGTAGTTATCCAACTGGACAACAACGATTCCTATACACAAACGGTACGACGATGCCACAAACTACAATGCCGCCATATCCGAATCAAGTACATGTTTAC CATCCTCCATTTTATCACGCGGGGATGATGCCCTGGGGCCCTGCCAGTCCAGCTTACTTTGACATGACTAGTGTCTTTACCATGAACGGAATTGCTTCCCACAGCTCCTTCAAACCACACAACGCGCGATTCAATCAACgaaataa GTTCGGATTGAATAATAACAACGACTTTTTTGTACGCAGCAACACTTATTCTCGGAATAAGCAGAGGAACGGTTCTGATAGAAGCGGCCTGATGGATAGCGGAGGTAACATGGTACCGATGACTAGAACCTCGCATCCTCCATTGAGTGGAGGTCCTGTATCTATAGGAGTGGCTGCGCCAACCCTCTCAAATATCTTGCCCAGTGCAAAACCAATATCTTCTTCCTATCCAACTGGCACAAAGTTCCAGTCCTCCCATACACCCAACGTTGTTGGAGAGGCTCAATATACTAGCAGTCATGCTAATAAAGGATCACAG GAGAGCGACGCTCAGGCTCAAGACTCAACAATCCAGTTTCCGCGTCATCGTACACACCGCAGGACCAAAGACCAAGAGACACTGTCCAAGGCCAATAGCAGCAGCAACTCTCTACCGTCGATTAGAGAGGCTTCTGGGCCTAGCAGCAGCACTAGCAGCACACAGCATAACCGAGGAGTCCAATTCGACTTGGAGGCAGCGGCTTTTCCTCCTCTGCCAGGCCTCGACGTCAACGCCTCGAAACCCCATAATTCCTCAAGCGAATCTACGAACCCTGACAGCACACAGTCGCAAAACAGGCTCTCCGACGTAGTCAAAGGCACTGCAAAGCTGAAGAGCACAAACAAAGATAAAGATCCGCAGCAGgcacagcaacagcaacatcAGCAACAGTCGACGGGACCCGTAACGTCACCACCTCAGTACCATCACCACAATCAGCAATATCATCAGCCTCAGCACCATCAGCAGCATCACCAGCCGCATCAACAGCACCATGTGCATCACCAACATCACCATCACCAACAGCAGCACCATCACCAGCCGCATCAACAGCACCACCACCATCATCAGCACCAAGCGCTGATAAATAGCCAAAATAGCAGGTCAACAAGCCCGGGTAATCAGCAGCAACACCATCATCAACGAGTGTCAtcagaagctgctgctgccgcggccTCATcgtcggcagcggcggcgccgTCGAACTCAAATACTCCTGCTAACAACAACGGCGACTCGGACGTCGCCCTCGGCACCGTCACGCTCACTCCCCCGTCATCTCCCGATAA ATCTATTAAGACTGACGACTCGAACATGGTGAATGGCGTGGACGAGGCCATAAGTACAAACGCACTAGCGGCGACAAGCGCCTTCGTGCCGGAAGATACTGATTCAGTAAACATCAGGTGCGATTGTGACAACATCCCTATCCAGAATACCCAGTCACATTCTGGTCTGGCATCAGCCTGTTCGACG GACCTTGCGAGGCCGAGCTATGCCCAAGTAGCTCAACACAGTCGCGAGCAGTCATGTGCGAAGCACAAAAACGACGAAAGGAATGGAAGCGCGTAA
- the LOC100120245 gene encoding la-related protein Larp4B isoform X4, which yields MNGDIGKLPAGAGYPASPEALATIGTSAPALDYSVMNGGAPAGELMLDTGVGSLEPLPQLAMGMGGAVGYAPIEMAPLTDVTVPPNQMGEHSTPNMPLDQLKQMLSSQLEYYFSRENLANDAYLLSQMDNDQYVPIWTVANFNQVKKLTTDIKLITEVLRESPNVQVDEEGQKVRPNHKRCIVILREIPDSTPLEDVKNLFSGEGCPRFISCEFAHNSSWYVTFESDEDAQKAYRFLREEVREFQGKPIMARIKAKPMNRLPIPAVTNVGGMKNGYRTPPPPPVFDPSSYPTGQQRFLYTNGTTMPQTTMPPYPNQVHVYHPPFYHAGMMPWGPASPAYFDMTSVFTMNGIASHSSFKPHNARFNQRNNNTYSRNKQRNGSDRSGLMDSGGNMVPMTRTSHPPLSGGPVSIGVAAPTLSNILPSAKPISSSYPTGTKFQSSHTPNVVGEAQYTSSHANKGSQESDAQAQDSTIQFPRHRTHRRTKDQETLSKANSSSNSLPSIREASGPSSSTSSTQHNRGVQFDLEAAAFPPLPGLDVNASKPHNSSSESTNPDSTQSQNRLSDVVKGTAKLKSTNKDKDPQQAQQQQHQQQSTGPVTSPPQYHHHNQQYHQPQHHQQHHQPHQQHHVHHQHHHHQQQHHHQPHQQHHHHHQHQALINSQNSRSTSPGNQQQHHHQRVSSEAAAAAASSSAAAAPSNSNTPANNNGDSDVALGTVTLTPPSSPDKTLRGRAMPK from the exons ATGAATGGGGACATTGGGAAGCTCCCAGCAGGGGCCGGTTACCCAGCCAGCCCTGAAGCCTTGGCAACCATTGGAACTAGTGCTCCTGCTCTAGACTATAGCGTCATGAACGGAGGAGCGCCTGCCGGAGAACTGATGCTGGACACGGGTGTGGGCAGCCTGGAGCCTTTGCCCCAACTTGCCATGGGTATGGGAGGCGCTGTTGGCTATGCACCCATCGAGATGGCACCTCTCACCGATGTCACTGTACCGCCAAACCAGATGGGCGAACACTCCACGCCAAACATGCCCCTTGATCAACTCAAACAGATGCTCTCTTCCCAGCTTGAATACTACTTTTCCCG AGAGAATTTAGCTAACGATGCATATTTATTATCGCAAATGGATAATGACCAATATGTACCCATATGGACAGTAGCTAACTTTAACCAAGTCAAAAAGTTGACAACAGACATAAAATTGATAACAGAGGTGCTCAGAGAGTCACCTAATGTTCAAGTTGATGAAGAAGGCCAAAAAGTCAGACCAAACCACAAGCGATGTATAGTAATACTTCGTGAAATACCTGATAGCACTCCACTCGAAGATGTAAAG aatttattCTCTGGAGAAGGTTGTCCCAGGTTTATTTCATGTGAGTTTGCTCATAACAGTTCATGGTATGTTACTTTTGAGTCTGATGAAGATGCTCAGAAGGCCTATAGGTTTTTAAGAGAGGAAGTTCGCGAATTTCAG GGAAAACCAATCATGGCTCGCATCAAAGCTAAACCAATGAATAGGCTACCAATACCAGCAGTGACAAATGTTGGTGGAATGAAAAATGGTTACAGAACCCCACCTCCACCACCAGTGTTTGATCCCAGTAGTTATCCAACTGGACAACAACGATTCCTATACACAAACGGTACGACGATGCCACAAACTACAATGCCGCCATATCCGAATCAAGTACATGTTTAC CATCCTCCATTTTATCACGCGGGGATGATGCCCTGGGGCCCTGCCAGTCCAGCTTACTTTGACATGACTAGTGTCTTTACCATGAACGGAATTGCTTCCCACAGCTCCTTCAAACCACACAACGCGCGATTCAATCAACgaaataa CAACACTTATTCTCGGAATAAGCAGAGGAACGGTTCTGATAGAAGCGGCCTGATGGATAGCGGAGGTAACATGGTACCGATGACTAGAACCTCGCATCCTCCATTGAGTGGAGGTCCTGTATCTATAGGAGTGGCTGCGCCAACCCTCTCAAATATCTTGCCCAGTGCAAAACCAATATCTTCTTCCTATCCAACTGGCACAAAGTTCCAGTCCTCCCATACACCCAACGTTGTTGGAGAGGCTCAATATACTAGCAGTCATGCTAATAAAGGATCACAG GAGAGCGACGCTCAGGCTCAAGACTCAACAATCCAGTTTCCGCGTCATCGTACACACCGCAGGACCAAAGACCAAGAGACACTGTCCAAGGCCAATAGCAGCAGCAACTCTCTACCGTCGATTAGAGAGGCTTCTGGGCCTAGCAGCAGCACTAGCAGCACACAGCATAACCGAGGAGTCCAATTCGACTTGGAGGCAGCGGCTTTTCCTCCTCTGCCAGGCCTCGACGTCAACGCCTCGAAACCCCATAATTCCTCAAGCGAATCTACGAACCCTGACAGCACACAGTCGCAAAACAGGCTCTCCGACGTAGTCAAAGGCACTGCAAAGCTGAAGAGCACAAACAAAGATAAAGATCCGCAGCAGgcacagcaacagcaacatcAGCAACAGTCGACGGGACCCGTAACGTCACCACCTCAGTACCATCACCACAATCAGCAATATCATCAGCCTCAGCACCATCAGCAGCATCACCAGCCGCATCAACAGCACCATGTGCATCACCAACATCACCATCACCAACAGCAGCACCATCACCAGCCGCATCAACAGCACCACCACCATCATCAGCACCAAGCGCTGATAAATAGCCAAAATAGCAGGTCAACAAGCCCGGGTAATCAGCAGCAACACCATCATCAACGAGTGTCAtcagaagctgctgctgccgcggccTCATcgtcggcagcggcggcgccgTCGAACTCAAATACTCCTGCTAACAACAACGGCGACTCGGACGTCGCCCTCGGCACCGTCACGCTCACTCCCCCGTCATCTCCCGATAA GACCTTGCGAGGCCGAGCTATGCCCAAGTAG
- the LOC100120245 gene encoding la-related protein Larp4B isoform X2, whose product MNGDIGKLPAGAGYPASPEALATIGTSAPALDYSVMNGGAPAGELMLDTGVGSLEPLPQLAMGMGGAVGYAPIEMAPLTDVTVPPNQMGEHSTPNMPLDQLKQMLSSQLEYYFSRENLANDAYLLSQMDNDQYVPIWTVANFNQVKKLTTDIKLITEVLRESPNVQVDEEGQKVRPNHKRCIVILREIPDSTPLEDVKNLFSGEGCPRFISCEFAHNSSWYVTFESDEDAQKAYRFLREEVREFQGKPIMARIKAKPMNRLPIPAVTNVGGMKNGYRTPPPPPVFDPSSYPTGQQRFLYTNGTTMPQTTMPPYPNQVHVYHPPFYHAGMMPWGPASPAYFDMTSVFTMNGIASHSSFKPHNARFNQRNNNTYSRNKQRNGSDRSGLMDSGGNMVPMTRTSHPPLSGGPVSIGVAAPTLSNILPSAKPISSSYPTGTKFQSSHTPNVVGEAQYTSSHANKGSQESDAQAQDSTIQFPRHRTHRRTKDQETLSKANSSSNSLPSIREASGPSSSTSSTQHNRGVQFDLEAAAFPPLPGLDVNASKPHNSSSESTNPDSTQSQNRLSDVVKGTAKLKSTNKDKDPQQAQQQQHQQQSTGPVTSPPQYHHHNQQYHQPQHHQQHHQPHQQHHVHHQHHHHQQQHHHQPHQQHHHHHQHQALINSQNSRSTSPGNQQQHHHQRVSSEAAAAAASSSAAAAPSNSNTPANNNGDSDVALGTVTLTPPSSPDKSIKTDDSNMVNGVDEAISTNALAATSAFVPEDTDSVNIRCDCDNIPIQNTQSHSGLASACSTDLARPSYAQVAQHSREQSCAKHKNDERNGSA is encoded by the exons ATGAATGGGGACATTGGGAAGCTCCCAGCAGGGGCCGGTTACCCAGCCAGCCCTGAAGCCTTGGCAACCATTGGAACTAGTGCTCCTGCTCTAGACTATAGCGTCATGAACGGAGGAGCGCCTGCCGGAGAACTGATGCTGGACACGGGTGTGGGCAGCCTGGAGCCTTTGCCCCAACTTGCCATGGGTATGGGAGGCGCTGTTGGCTATGCACCCATCGAGATGGCACCTCTCACCGATGTCACTGTACCGCCAAACCAGATGGGCGAACACTCCACGCCAAACATGCCCCTTGATCAACTCAAACAGATGCTCTCTTCCCAGCTTGAATACTACTTTTCCCG AGAGAATTTAGCTAACGATGCATATTTATTATCGCAAATGGATAATGACCAATATGTACCCATATGGACAGTAGCTAACTTTAACCAAGTCAAAAAGTTGACAACAGACATAAAATTGATAACAGAGGTGCTCAGAGAGTCACCTAATGTTCAAGTTGATGAAGAAGGCCAAAAAGTCAGACCAAACCACAAGCGATGTATAGTAATACTTCGTGAAATACCTGATAGCACTCCACTCGAAGATGTAAAG aatttattCTCTGGAGAAGGTTGTCCCAGGTTTATTTCATGTGAGTTTGCTCATAACAGTTCATGGTATGTTACTTTTGAGTCTGATGAAGATGCTCAGAAGGCCTATAGGTTTTTAAGAGAGGAAGTTCGCGAATTTCAG GGAAAACCAATCATGGCTCGCATCAAAGCTAAACCAATGAATAGGCTACCAATACCAGCAGTGACAAATGTTGGTGGAATGAAAAATGGTTACAGAACCCCACCTCCACCACCAGTGTTTGATCCCAGTAGTTATCCAACTGGACAACAACGATTCCTATACACAAACGGTACGACGATGCCACAAACTACAATGCCGCCATATCCGAATCAAGTACATGTTTAC CATCCTCCATTTTATCACGCGGGGATGATGCCCTGGGGCCCTGCCAGTCCAGCTTACTTTGACATGACTAGTGTCTTTACCATGAACGGAATTGCTTCCCACAGCTCCTTCAAACCACACAACGCGCGATTCAATCAACgaaataa CAACACTTATTCTCGGAATAAGCAGAGGAACGGTTCTGATAGAAGCGGCCTGATGGATAGCGGAGGTAACATGGTACCGATGACTAGAACCTCGCATCCTCCATTGAGTGGAGGTCCTGTATCTATAGGAGTGGCTGCGCCAACCCTCTCAAATATCTTGCCCAGTGCAAAACCAATATCTTCTTCCTATCCAACTGGCACAAAGTTCCAGTCCTCCCATACACCCAACGTTGTTGGAGAGGCTCAATATACTAGCAGTCATGCTAATAAAGGATCACAG GAGAGCGACGCTCAGGCTCAAGACTCAACAATCCAGTTTCCGCGTCATCGTACACACCGCAGGACCAAAGACCAAGAGACACTGTCCAAGGCCAATAGCAGCAGCAACTCTCTACCGTCGATTAGAGAGGCTTCTGGGCCTAGCAGCAGCACTAGCAGCACACAGCATAACCGAGGAGTCCAATTCGACTTGGAGGCAGCGGCTTTTCCTCCTCTGCCAGGCCTCGACGTCAACGCCTCGAAACCCCATAATTCCTCAAGCGAATCTACGAACCCTGACAGCACACAGTCGCAAAACAGGCTCTCCGACGTAGTCAAAGGCACTGCAAAGCTGAAGAGCACAAACAAAGATAAAGATCCGCAGCAGgcacagcaacagcaacatcAGCAACAGTCGACGGGACCCGTAACGTCACCACCTCAGTACCATCACCACAATCAGCAATATCATCAGCCTCAGCACCATCAGCAGCATCACCAGCCGCATCAACAGCACCATGTGCATCACCAACATCACCATCACCAACAGCAGCACCATCACCAGCCGCATCAACAGCACCACCACCATCATCAGCACCAAGCGCTGATAAATAGCCAAAATAGCAGGTCAACAAGCCCGGGTAATCAGCAGCAACACCATCATCAACGAGTGTCAtcagaagctgctgctgccgcggccTCATcgtcggcagcggcggcgccgTCGAACTCAAATACTCCTGCTAACAACAACGGCGACTCGGACGTCGCCCTCGGCACCGTCACGCTCACTCCCCCGTCATCTCCCGATAA ATCTATTAAGACTGACGACTCGAACATGGTGAATGGCGTGGACGAGGCCATAAGTACAAACGCACTAGCGGCGACAAGCGCCTTCGTGCCGGAAGATACTGATTCAGTAAACATCAGGTGCGATTGTGACAACATCCCTATCCAGAATACCCAGTCACATTCTGGTCTGGCATCAGCCTGTTCGACG GACCTTGCGAGGCCGAGCTATGCCCAAGTAGCTCAACACAGTCGCGAGCAGTCATGTGCGAAGCACAAAAACGACGAAAGGAATGGAAGCGCGTAA
- the LOC100120245 gene encoding la-related protein Larp4B isoform X3 — MNGDIGKLPAGAGYPASPEALATIGTSAPALDYSVMNGGAPAGELMLDTGVGSLEPLPQLAMGMGGAVGYAPIEMAPLTDVTVPPNQMGEHSTPNMPLDQLKQMLSSQLEYYFSRENLANDAYLLSQMDNDQYVPIWTVANFNQVKKLTTDIKLITEVLRESPNVQVDEEGQKVRPNHKRCIVILREIPDSTPLEDVKNLFSGEGCPRFISCEFAHNSSWYVTFESDEDAQKAYRFLREEVREFQGKPIMARIKAKPMNRLPIPAVTNVGGMKNGYRTPPPPPVFDPSSYPTGQQRFLYTNGTTMPQTTMPPYPNQVHVYHPPFYHAGMMPWGPASPAYFDMTSVFTMNGIASHSSFKPHNARFNQRNKFGLNNNNDFFVRSNTYSRNKQRNGSDRSGLMDSGGNMVPMTRTSHPPLSGGPVSIGVAAPTLSNILPSAKPISSSYPTGTKFQSSHTPNVVGEAQYTSSHANKGSQESDAQAQDSTIQFPRHRTHRRTKDQETLSKANSSSNSLPSIREASGPSSSTSSTQHNRGVQFDLEAAAFPPLPGLDVNASKPHNSSSESTNPDSTQSQNRLSDVVKGTAKLKSTNKDKDPQQAQQQQHQQQSTGPVTSPPQYHHHNQQYHQPQHHQQHHQPHQQHHVHHQHHHHQQQHHHQPHQQHHHHHQHQALINSQNSRSTSPGNQQQHHHQRVSSEAAAAAASSSAAAAPSNSNTPANNNGDSDVALGTVTLTPPSSPDKTLRGRAMPK; from the exons ATGAATGGGGACATTGGGAAGCTCCCAGCAGGGGCCGGTTACCCAGCCAGCCCTGAAGCCTTGGCAACCATTGGAACTAGTGCTCCTGCTCTAGACTATAGCGTCATGAACGGAGGAGCGCCTGCCGGAGAACTGATGCTGGACACGGGTGTGGGCAGCCTGGAGCCTTTGCCCCAACTTGCCATGGGTATGGGAGGCGCTGTTGGCTATGCACCCATCGAGATGGCACCTCTCACCGATGTCACTGTACCGCCAAACCAGATGGGCGAACACTCCACGCCAAACATGCCCCTTGATCAACTCAAACAGATGCTCTCTTCCCAGCTTGAATACTACTTTTCCCG AGAGAATTTAGCTAACGATGCATATTTATTATCGCAAATGGATAATGACCAATATGTACCCATATGGACAGTAGCTAACTTTAACCAAGTCAAAAAGTTGACAACAGACATAAAATTGATAACAGAGGTGCTCAGAGAGTCACCTAATGTTCAAGTTGATGAAGAAGGCCAAAAAGTCAGACCAAACCACAAGCGATGTATAGTAATACTTCGTGAAATACCTGATAGCACTCCACTCGAAGATGTAAAG aatttattCTCTGGAGAAGGTTGTCCCAGGTTTATTTCATGTGAGTTTGCTCATAACAGTTCATGGTATGTTACTTTTGAGTCTGATGAAGATGCTCAGAAGGCCTATAGGTTTTTAAGAGAGGAAGTTCGCGAATTTCAG GGAAAACCAATCATGGCTCGCATCAAAGCTAAACCAATGAATAGGCTACCAATACCAGCAGTGACAAATGTTGGTGGAATGAAAAATGGTTACAGAACCCCACCTCCACCACCAGTGTTTGATCCCAGTAGTTATCCAACTGGACAACAACGATTCCTATACACAAACGGTACGACGATGCCACAAACTACAATGCCGCCATATCCGAATCAAGTACATGTTTAC CATCCTCCATTTTATCACGCGGGGATGATGCCCTGGGGCCCTGCCAGTCCAGCTTACTTTGACATGACTAGTGTCTTTACCATGAACGGAATTGCTTCCCACAGCTCCTTCAAACCACACAACGCGCGATTCAATCAACgaaataa GTTCGGATTGAATAATAACAACGACTTTTTTGTACGCAGCAACACTTATTCTCGGAATAAGCAGAGGAACGGTTCTGATAGAAGCGGCCTGATGGATAGCGGAGGTAACATGGTACCGATGACTAGAACCTCGCATCCTCCATTGAGTGGAGGTCCTGTATCTATAGGAGTGGCTGCGCCAACCCTCTCAAATATCTTGCCCAGTGCAAAACCAATATCTTCTTCCTATCCAACTGGCACAAAGTTCCAGTCCTCCCATACACCCAACGTTGTTGGAGAGGCTCAATATACTAGCAGTCATGCTAATAAAGGATCACAG GAGAGCGACGCTCAGGCTCAAGACTCAACAATCCAGTTTCCGCGTCATCGTACACACCGCAGGACCAAAGACCAAGAGACACTGTCCAAGGCCAATAGCAGCAGCAACTCTCTACCGTCGATTAGAGAGGCTTCTGGGCCTAGCAGCAGCACTAGCAGCACACAGCATAACCGAGGAGTCCAATTCGACTTGGAGGCAGCGGCTTTTCCTCCTCTGCCAGGCCTCGACGTCAACGCCTCGAAACCCCATAATTCCTCAAGCGAATCTACGAACCCTGACAGCACACAGTCGCAAAACAGGCTCTCCGACGTAGTCAAAGGCACTGCAAAGCTGAAGAGCACAAACAAAGATAAAGATCCGCAGCAGgcacagcaacagcaacatcAGCAACAGTCGACGGGACCCGTAACGTCACCACCTCAGTACCATCACCACAATCAGCAATATCATCAGCCTCAGCACCATCAGCAGCATCACCAGCCGCATCAACAGCACCATGTGCATCACCAACATCACCATCACCAACAGCAGCACCATCACCAGCCGCATCAACAGCACCACCACCATCATCAGCACCAAGCGCTGATAAATAGCCAAAATAGCAGGTCAACAAGCCCGGGTAATCAGCAGCAACACCATCATCAACGAGTGTCAtcagaagctgctgctgccgcggccTCATcgtcggcagcggcggcgccgTCGAACTCAAATACTCCTGCTAACAACAACGGCGACTCGGACGTCGCCCTCGGCACCGTCACGCTCACTCCCCCGTCATCTCCCGATAA GACCTTGCGAGGCCGAGCTATGCCCAAGTAG